From the genome of Rhinatrema bivittatum chromosome 11, aRhiBiv1.1, whole genome shotgun sequence:
TCCTTACTGGCaccagaaggggaaggggatgatcccagagTAGAGCTGGGGGCTGGTTGTGTAGCTGAAGTAGTCTTCAGTATTCTGGTCAGAACTAGACGTTTGGACCTGTGGGCAGCAGCATTTTcttcttgtaaaaaaaatgtagccTGAGATTAAAGAAGTGAGATTAAAGATGTGATATCTGGTTCCCCTCACAGAACGACTGCAGAAATTATCTAATCCCCAGCTGAAGGAGAAGGCAAGGACCTCTGTGCAGAAGAAGCTTCGACCACCCAAAGAGTCTCCCAATACTACTCCAACAAAATCCCGCACCCAGTCACACAATAAGGGCTCTGCTCCCTCCCACATGTCCACGTGAGATGTTCCTGATACCCATCACCAAACAGTGTATCATGTTATTGCCACGCACACCTGCTAACCCACCCCATTACCTGACATACGTCACTCACCAACCTTCCCATCACCTGACAcacatgattttgtaaactgtagtgatcttcttttggaacgacagtatatacgTCTAAATAAATATCACTCACCAATGTTCCCATCACCTGACACACGTGTCTCTTAACTCATTGCCTGACACacattattttgtaaactgtagtGATCTTTTTTTGGAACGACAGTGTATACGTCTAAATAAATATCACTCACCAACGTTCCCTTCACCTGACACACGTCACTCACCAACCTTCCCATTGCCTGACAcacatgattttgtaaactgtagtgatcttcttttggaacgacagtatatacgTCTAAATAAATATCACTCACCAACCTTCCCATCACCTGACCCACGTCACTCACCAACCTTTCCATCACCTGACACACGTGTATCTTAACTCATTGCCTGACACACACGATTTTGTAAACCGtagtgatcttcttttggaacaacagtatatacatctaaataaataaataaatatcactcaCCAACCTTCCCTTCACCTGACACACATCACTTTACCAACTAATCACCTCACCATCCAGTGCTTCAACTGACACATGTGACCTCACCGAGATACGCTGCACCCTGGTTAAGTGTGAAATCAAGATAAATTCTGTGTGGTGCTTGTTTTTGATCCTATGTACCATCATGATTAATCTGATATATTAATTTGTTACCCACCTTGATCTATATATCATATCATCcatggaatatacatttttaataaacaaaACCTTGTCTTCGTAAAGCCATCGCCCAGTTTCCAACCTTGCAAAATATCATTGCAAAGGCAGTTCTTAACCAGACAATGATTTGCAGATGACTAGCTTCATCCTCGATGCCCATCTGCCAGGATTCAAATGCTGCCACAGTATCACGTCCCTTCTGGTGGCAATGGTGGATGACTGATGTCTGGATCTGGATAGGGGCTTGGAAGCAGCAGTGGATTTTGAGCTGCTGTTATGGAGTCCTACAGATCAGCTACGGAATGGTTTGCTTCGTTTCTGGATAGTAGGAAGCAAGGTTTACTTGAGGAATCCCGAGATGGTCCCCAGGGATCTTTATCATCACCGCTGCTTTTTGGTTTATACTCGGAACCCCCAATCAACTTATTGCAACTATGGGAGTCCACTTTCACATCTTCGCAGGTGATACACATACATTTCATTCAGATCTGATCAGCAGGAGTCTTGGGTGCTGAGCTTAAGTCTCAGCGGGTCTCTGAATGGCTGAGTGGGCACACAGGCTGAGGCCCTGTGGATACACAAGGGAAAAGGGTCAATTACACAAAACAGTTCTCCAGTCAAGGTTAGGGACGGGGCATGCAGTCTTGGGGGTCATCCTAGATGCCAGGTTATCACTAGAGGTGAACATTTCCTCGGTGGTGAAAtcatgctttttttgttttctcctgttccagctctgCAAATTAAAAGCTTATTTTTCCACAAGTGGTCTATACCACTATAGCAAGATGTATTTGAGACTATGACAGAAAAGTACCGAGCGCCTTCAGTTAGTCCAGCAGCAAGGTTGTTAGTATGTGAACCCATCTCTCCATATCTGGGGATCTTTCACTGGTTCCCAGTGATGGCAAGGGTAGTCTTTAAGGTACAGACCAGTATATTCgacttagaaacatgatggcagaaaaagaccgtatgacccacccagtctgcccatctgtccaattcaGACTTTTGCAGGGTTTCAGAGTTATCTATCTGGGTGCTCCTTACGCTCACAGGGGGAAGAGCCTGTTACAGGTTCCCTCACTGAAGGATATCCATTTTGTTTCTACCCAAGAGATCTTTTTCCCAGGTGGTTCCATTTTTAGGGAATAAATTACCCTAATGTTTAAGATTATTAGCAGACTCGACATCCTTTGTGTTCTGCAGCCATGGGTGTGATAATAGGGTGTGGCCTCCCCATTGCGAGACTCATTTTGGAAAGTTTCTTTGTGAGGACCAGTTTGGAAGTTGTGGGCTGGGGTTTGGAGGTCAGGATTGCAGGGCAGAGGAGGGAGAGCATTTTGGGATTCCATTGGCCCTTTGGCTGGATAATGCTCCCTTTTGGTGGTATTAGGAATAGTTTAATGGGACGGCCTGAGATCCATTTGCGCATTTGTGGAGGATTGGTTGTTGTGTCTTATTGAGTTATTATTGGATGGTATTTTTACTGATTGCTCTGTACCCATTCTGGGTGCTTTGTAAAAGGATGATGGGTGAAATCTGAATGCAGAACTAAATCTACTTTATTGTATACTGGGGTTGCCAACATTCCCTTCTTTTAAGGCTTGTCTTCCAGCTGGATAAATCATTGCCTATCCATTTGCATTCAGTATGGAAGTGGCTCTTATTTAAGCCATGATGTTGGTGCTTTGCAGTACATTTTACCCCACCTAAACAGtataaaatgtacattttatGGAAGGCATCAATGGGTATAGAGCCACAGAAATGCAGAGATGCCCACCCAGGACAGTCTTATCATAGTGCAGGGAGACTGAGAGGATCCGCCTCCTGAAGGCTCGTCCTGCTTCTACACTGTGCATCAGGTACAAGTCATCCTAGGACCCCTTGAAACACGGGGCTTGGAAATGATTATTGGCCCCTGAAATTATTAATGTGCTAGCCACCTCGCGGGAAGTGACTGGGGCTGATAGACAGCTGATGGGTGCAGTGCAATCCCCCAAGGAGTGTCCTGCCGCGgggaacatttttaaaagttaaattctATATAAGAAAGAAAAAGTAGGACAAAGGTAAATCTGAAGAACATAAAgtctattttcagtttatttcacATATTTTCATGTCAAAGCAAATGCTTGTGAAGGGGTGCAATAACAGCAACACCCAATGTTTTCTGACTATTTCTTCAGCTTATAGTAGGCACCAGAGATGGGGGGAGCTCAGTTTCTCATCCTCCTGCACTCATGAATCCATTAACGTATTCAGATCCTCTTGATCATCTTCACAACAACGACGAGACACCTAAGATAAAAATGATCAAACTCCATCAGACACAACCGTGCACAGACATAAAAAGGACTTCCAGCCTCTGTACATTATTAGTAATGAGGACTCCATGCCCAGCACCACTTGTTAGTGCACAGCACTAGCCATGAAGCTAGCCCAGGACTCATTTTTCTAATAAATCGGTGACTACCAACTCCCCCTACAGGGCTGAGTAGCTGCAAGACTCACCATGGTGATATTTGCACTGTTTCAGGGCCTCATTAAAGCCCTCACACAAGGTCAGGTCGCTCTGGTTGCTGGCACATTCCAGGAACTGTTTCAGCTCATAGTAGCAGGGCCCAaactgttgctgctgttgctggtaAGAAGGCTGCTTCGGAGGCTCCTGAAACAGacagaaggaagagaagatgaACGGTTCTGGGGATGAGCAGGAGGGCAAGGCTGACTCCATGGGATCTTGTGTATCCCGGCACCTGTTTTGGGTCTTGGCACAGAGATTCCACCTACCGGGACTGAACTTGTTGGCTTGGCTGCCTCAGAGTTGTCACCTCCACTGAAGGTTCCTGTGATGGCGCTGCCAAGCACATGGCCCACCGCAGACCCGACAGCCACCCCTGCAGCTGTGGTGGCCATCTGAGCCATCAGCCCAGGTTGCTGGGGCTGAGCTGGGGCCATGCTGGCTGCTGAAGCAGGAGGGTGAGCTGGTGGAGGCGCATGGATGCAGGTGggctggaggaaggaaaggaaagaacaGTGTAAGACAATTCATGCTGCACTCATATCTGATGGATGGAAGAATCTGaaagaaacatatttatttatttaaaaaaatatataatccaCACTATCACCAGCTCTTGGCagcataaatcaaataaacatagtaatatagtccTTAAATCACTGGATTTGAGTCAATATGAGCTGTATAACTTGAATTCAAGACTCCCTCTGCCACGCTGGACCAGATGTACTATACAAACAGGGTGAACTTTTTCAATTTCTGACTTCCCTTGGTAGATACAGGTGCCTTGGCTGCAGGACAGTTTTTGAGACTACAACTGAGTCTTTTCAAAAAGATTTTCCTCCTAACCTACGGGCCGATACTGGATGCGCGTTCTgcacgtgctagctttaccccttattcagtaaggggtaatagtgcgtccaaaacgcgcgtccaacccgcccgaacctaatagcgcctgcaacatgcaaatgcatgttgatggccctattaggtattcccgcgcgatacagaaaggaaaatgtgcagccaagccgcacattttactttcagaaattagcacctacccaaaggtaggcgctaatttctccgggcaccgggaaagtgcacagaaaagcagtaaaaactgcttttctgtgcaccctccgacttaatatcatggcggtattaagtcggaggtcccgaaagttaaaaaaagtaaaaaaaatagaaaaaaaaatttgaaataggcccgcggctcgtaaaccggacgctcaattttgccggcgtctggtttccaaacccatggctgtcagcgggctcgagaactgacgccggcaaaattgaacgtcggctgtcaaaccaactgacagccgccgctcctgtcaaaaaagaggtgctagggacgcgctagtgtccttagcacctctttttaccgccggccctaattaaaataaattaaaatactgaatcgcgcgcacaggagagtggcctgtgcgcggctactgtatcggcccgctagttTGGACAGGTTTTCCTCCTGATACTTTTGTTCCTTTTACTGAAAAGTCATTATCCTTGTGCTGCTTCAACAAAGTCACCACAATGCGCACTCAAACATTTTTACAGACtatgtgctcctcttcctccaaTTTTGGTCCTTTTCCAATATATTTGGGAAAGCTTCTTCAGTAGGACCTTGCTCTGTTTTTGGCATAAATTGTAAATGCAAGTTTGGACTAAGATTCTTTGTCCTCTGCACTGAAAGCAACTTTGATTTTGCCTGTTTTAAAAAAGGGAGCCTGGATGCTTTTAATGCTTCCTActttcagccagtttctaatttGCTATTTTTGGCTAAACTCATTGAAAAAGTTGTATATTATCAACTTTATGACTTTCTAACTAAAAcgcatgtttttcatccatggcaatCCTGCTTTCAATACTGAGATCTCTAAAGTGGCTTTAGCTAATAAAATCTAAGTGAAGGCTGACTCTGGGAAGGAAACTCTTATTGTTCCCTTTAATACGAGTTCTGCATTTGATACTATAAATTACTTTTTGTTAATGCACTGGCTAAATAAGCAAACTGTGCTAAAATGGTTGCAGTCCTACTTGTCTGACAGATCTTTTATGGTCACCTGGGAGGGAGCATGTTACTTCTGTTCGGAAGGCTCTGACCTGTGGTATTCACAGGGTTTAATACTAGCTCCAGGCCTTTTGAATCTGTATTTATTACCCTTAGCTGCCCTGATTCAGGATTTAGATTTTAGTTGCTAGATCTATATGGATGATGTGCAAACTGTAGCTTTTACTGAGTCTTTAGGCACAATTGACTGGTCTGATTTACATATTTCTAATTGGTTGCTAATTGGctgaaaaaacacaaaattatgctTAATCTGGCTAAAACAAAGAGATCTTTTGGGTTGGAAGAGCAAATGGAATGCTAAATGTATTTCCTTCTGTCCAAAAAGTGAGATTACTGTTTGAGGATTCAAACCGGACTTTAGACATGAGTTCTCAGTAATCAGCTGTGCTGCAATCATGCTtctattatttacacttttaacATCAACTAAGGTCTTTTCTTGATAAGAAAGATCTAGAGTCCTTAGTTCATGTTTTATTTCATAGCTCAACTACTATAATATTTGCATACAGCAGACAGTCCAGAAATCAACAGTCAAATTGATTTTCTGGGCCAAAAAAAATTGATTTGGTTTTCCTACTTCTGATTaagctacattggcttcctatagcTGTAAGATCCTGATCTTAGTCTATACAATCCTGCTTCAAGGTTTTCCTCAATATTTGGCTGACAGGGTCAGTTTGTGGTTCCTCCTCCTCATAGCTCACACAACTTTTAGCTACTTTGCCCCATTTTTATCTAATTGTGACCTTATTGTAGGTAAATGTGAGAAATATCTTAAATTTTGTAAAAATCTAAAGGCATGGTTTTTAATcagattttgtatttaaatagtattttatttttattatgctgggaatttgtttatttttgttaaaatttaGAATTGTatatttaaatagtttaatttttatttttttacaattattcattttttttgttaaccACCATAATGGTGTTTATTGAATGCttgtatataaaataaacaataatactTCTGGCCTTGTGTTTCCCTATGCCTGAGTTCAAATCTCAGTTCTGTCATTTTCTGTG
Proteins encoded in this window:
- the CHCHD10 gene encoding coiled-coil-helix-coiled-coil-helix domain-containing protein 10, mitochondrial, producing the protein MIAAQLITENSCLKSGLNPQTPTCIHAPPPAHPPASAASMAPAQPQQPGLMAQMATTAAGVAVGSAVGHVLGSAITGTFSGGDNSEAAKPTSSVPEPPKQPSYQQQQQQFGPCYYELKQFLECASNQSDLTLCEGFNEALKQCKYHHGVSSLL